Genomic segment of Candidatus Kuenenbacteria bacterium HGW-Kuenenbacteria-1:
GATTTGCTTGTCAATTAAATTTTAAAATTGAAGAAAAAACTGAACGAGCAATAAAAAAATTAATACCATGCATTAATAATTCTTTAAACAATGAACGTCTAATTCCTTACGAAACAATTGCCAAGGAATTTTTAAAGTCTTTTTATTGCGCGCCATTAAGGGCGTTTGATCTTTGCGAACAAAATGGAATTTTTAAAAATTTAATTCCTGAAATTTTAAAAATGAAAAAATGTCTACAGCCCAAAATATATCACAAAGAGGGCGATGTTTTGATACACACTCGTTTAGCGCTTTCAAATTTAGATTTAAAACGATTTAAAAAACAATTTAATAAAGAAAAAAATTCAATTGAATTAATTATGGCTGTTCTTTTTCATGATTTGGGTAAACCATATACCATTAAAACTCCACGAAAAGATGGCATTGATCGCATTCGATTTAATGGGCATGCCCAAATAGGCGCTCAACTATTTAAAGAAATTTCTCAGCGATTAAAATTTTCTAGCGCGAAATTCAACGAAACAATGGCAGCGTGGTTAATAGAAAATCATTCATTAATGGTTAGTGGAGAAATTGAAAAAATAAAGAACAGCACTATTGAAAAATATTTTTTTAATGAAAAATATTCTGGCGAAGATTTGTTGAAGCTGGATTTTGTTGATACTTTAGCAAGCATTCCGTTAGTTGGTAAACCTAGTTTAAAAAAATTTTATCAAATGGTGCGACGAATTGAGGATTTAAAAAAATTAAATAAAGAAAAAAATCGATTACCAAAACCAATTTTAAATGGACATGAAATAATGAAAAAATTTAATATTCCCTCTGGACAACAAATTGGTAAATTGTTAGAAATTTTAAGAGAAACCCAATTAAAAGGGGAAATAAAAACAAAAAAAGAAGCACAGGAGTTTTTAAAAAAAGTTATAAGCCATAAGATTTAAGTTAAAACCTAAAAAAACCTATTTTATGCTTGATATTATTTTAGAAAATAAAAATTTTTTAATCATTAATAAACCCAGTGGATTAATTGTTCATCCAACAACATTTAAAGAAAAAAATACCTTGGTTGATTTTTTAATAGAATATGATCCTGATATTAAAAATGTGGGAGATGATAAAGAATTGCGACCAGGGATTGTTCATCGTCTTGATAAAGATGTTTCTGGTTTAATGGTTATTGCTAAAACTCAAAAAGCATTTGATTATCTTAAGGAACAATTTAAAGAACGAAAAGTAAAAAAAGAATATTATGCTTTGGTTTATGGCGATATTAAAGAAGAAAAAGGAATAATAGATTTAGCTCTTGGTTTTTCAAAAAGAAAATCTAAAATTAAAATGACGGTTTTTTCTCAAAATAAAAGTAAAACAGCGATTACAGAATACGAAGTGTTAAAAAGATTTTTGAATTTTACTTTTTTAAAAGTTCGAATTAAAACAGGTCGAACTCATCAAATTAGGGCACATTTAAATTTTATTGGCCATCCTATTTTGGGAGATAAAATCTATAGAAACAAAGGATTGGAACGAAAAATGAAAAAGAAAATAAAATTAGATAGAATTTTTTTACATAGTTTTAAATTGGGATTTTTTGATTTAGAAAATAAGTGGGTGGAATTTGAAAAAGATTTACCAGAAGAATTAAAAAAAACTATGAGTATCATAAACTTATAGTTTTTTAAAATTAAAAAATGTCTAACCTTTAGCTAAAATTAAACCAATAATTTCTTTAGCACCGGCTTTTTTTAAAACACGGGCTGCTTCTTTTAAAGTGGATCCAGTTGTTAAAATATCATCAAAAAGGATGATATTTTTATTTTTAATAATCTCTGGTTGACAACAAATGAAAACATTTTTCATATTTTTTCTTCTTTCTTTTTCTTTGAGTTTTGTTTGAGATTTTGTATTTCGTCTTCTTTTTAAAACATTATTTAATATGGGAATTTTAAATTCTCGAGAAATTATTTGAACTAATAATTCCGATTGATTAAATCCTCGTTCAAATAAACGTTTTCGATGAAGAGAAATAGGAACTAAAAAATAAGAATTATCAAATAATAAATTTAATTTTGATTGATAAAGAAAATTGATAATAATTTTTCCCAATGGTTTTGCTAAATCACGAATGTATTTATATTTAAAAGTATGAATAACTTTTTTAAGAAGCTCTTCTTTATAAAAAGACGCGATGAAAATATTTTTTAAAGGAGAACGAGATAAACATTGTTGACAAATACATCCCATCCGAGCTGGTTTTCCGCAAAAAGGACAAAAATTTTTTAAATTTAAATTAATTTTTTTAAAACATTCCTCGCAAAGCCAAATATCTTCTTTTTGGCAACCAATGCATTCAATCGGAAAAAGCAGGTCAAGAAAAAAATCAATATTTTTTTTTATTTTTTTAAAAATTTTCATGCTATTTCTTTAAAATTAAAATTTAAAATTTCTTTTGTTTCATCATTTGTATATCCTTTTTGTTGAATGAATAAATAAAGTTTATTGTTAATTTGCGCGGTTTTTTTCCAATCTCCTTTATATTTTTTTTGCAATTGTTCGCGTTTTAATTTTGTCAGTTCAATAATTCGAGTTAAATCTTGCTTGGATTTTTTTTGAAATTCATTGATTGTTTTTTCAACAATTTCTTTTTTAATCAAACGATTTAACATTTTTTGTCTAATCCGTCTTAAACCGTCTTTTTTGTTAATTAAATAATCCAATAAATTACGCGCGTATTGGTTTTCATTTAAAAAGCCATATTCTTTGACTAAAGCCATGGCGATTTTCGCGTTTTCTCTAGTATAATTTTGATAGCGTTGAGAATAAGGATAATATTTTTTTAGGTCTATTATTTTTTGAATTAATTTTTTTTCAGAATAATTTCTTTTGGAAAGATAATCCAACATTTTATTGTAAATATTTTTAAGGTCAACATTGCTTTGAATTTTTTCAATTAAGTTTTCCATAATTGTTTAAATAATGGATGATTTTTTTTTGAAAGACTTGCCCAAGCCTCACCGCCTTTTTGATAATTTTTGTAAATGTTATCCCAAATTGTCATAAAAATACGCTTTAAGTGATAAAAATATCCTCAAGTTTAGTTTTCTAATAAAAATTTAAAAAGTGAAGTAAATTTTATTTTCTTACCCTTTATCTTTTCTTCATTTTCATAATCAGAAGTAATAATTAATAAATTTTTACATTTTAATTCCATTGAGGCTTCTAGAAGAGATGATATTTCTCGATTTTTTGTTTTTTCGTTTTTTATTTCATAGCAAACTTGAATAAGTTTTTTAACTTTTCTTTTTTCTAAAATAACAAAATCCACTTCTTTATCGATTTTATTTTTCCAATAAAAAATATCAAAACCAAAAACAAAAGAATTTCTTTTTAGTTCTAAAAAAACCAAGTTTTCATAAATTTTTCCTATGTTTTGAGAAAAACCAAAAGAAAGAATATTTATTAATCCAGAATCAATGCAATAAATTTTTTTAGGATATAAAAGTTGATTTTTAATTTTGAAAGAGAAAATTGGCACAGAAAAAACCAAAAAAGCGTTTTCTAAATAATGTAAAACTTCCACAATAAAGTTTGGAGAAAATTTTTTTTATAAAGAGAAATTAAAATATTTCTCAATTTAGAAGCCGACATTAAAGAAGAAAAATAATTTAAAGAAAGTTCAGCTATTGTTTTTATTAAATAAACGTCTTTTATTTTATATCTTGAAATAATATCTCGATAAATTATCCCTTCAAATATTTCTTGCAAATATTCTTTTTTTAAATTTTCATTTTTTTCTAAAACTACTTTTGGAAAACCGCCGTATTTTAAATATTCTAAAAGTAATCTTTTAATTTGAATGGATTTTGCTAAATAATCATATTTTTTTTGAAGTTCTATTTTTTTGAAGTTTAAAAATTCTTTAAAAGAAAGAGGCCATGTTTTTTAAAAATAAAGTACTGCCAGTTAAAAGAGAAGAAAATTCTCCGCTTAATAATTTTGAAGAAGAACCTGTAATAATAATTTTTACTTTTTCTTTTTTTTGCATTATTCTTACCCATTTTTCCCATTTTTCAATATTTTGAATTTCGTCTAAAACAAGCCATGCAAAATTTTCTTTATTAATATAACTTCTATAAGCTTCATAAATTTCTTCAAGTAAATTTAAAGAAAGATAAGGCTCTAATTTTGGATCTTCAAAATTAACATATAAAGTTTCTTCTTTTGTTTTTTCTTTTAAAAATTGTTTTGTTAAAAAAGTTTTTCCAGCTCTTCTTACTTCTATTAAAGCTATCGCGTCTTCTTTCGATTTTGCTAATTCTCTTAATTTTTTAAGATAATTTTTTCTTTCTATCCCTGTTTTTTGGTCTTTTCCCTAAAAATTAAGAGGAGCTAAAATTTCTATTAAATTTTCTTTTTTTATTGTTTCCATAAATTATAATTTTAGATTTTATTATATAAAATATATTTTGCCAAAATAATTTATTTTTATAATCATATTGTTTTTAATATTATTATATCATAATAATCATATTATATAAGATATATATAATCATTTAAAAATTATTGGCAATAACAATTTTATTGCCAATAATTATCTTTACTAATTTTATATTGCAATTTTTTAATTATATAAATCTGCGATGCAGTTAAATAATATTTGTAGGCTGATCATCTAAAGATAAAATTAATTCTGGTATATTTGTAAATAATCCGGTACAAGCGTCGGCGTCATTAAATTCATTTTTAGAATAAATAATAATTTTCATTCCTGAGGCTCGCGTAGCTTTAATATCATTTTTTTGATCGCCAATATAAACACACTCGTCTGATTTCACTTTTAATTTTTGAATCGCAAGAAGTAATGGTTCTAGGCACGGTTGGGATGTTCTAAAAAAAATATAAAATGTGTTTATATTTATAAATAATTTTATTAAAAATTAATAAATTTATGGGGTAGATGAGAGCCTCTGCTCTCATCTTTTTTTTGGTTGGAGCAGAGGCTCCAACCTACCCAAATCTTTTGGTTAGAATA
This window contains:
- a CDS encoding RNA pseudouridine synthase, which translates into the protein MLDIILENKNFLIINKPSGLIVHPTTFKEKNTLVDFLIEYDPDIKNVGDDKELRPGIVHRLDKDVSGLMVIAKTQKAFDYLKEQFKERKVKKEYYALVYGDIKEEKGIIDLALGFSKRKSKIKMTVFSQNKSKTAITEYEVLKRFLNFTFLKVRIKTGRTHQIRAHLNFIGHPILGDKIYRNKGLERKMKKKIKLDRIFLHSFKLGFFDLENKWVEFEKDLPEELKKTMSIINL
- a CDS encoding ComF family protein: MKIFKKIKKNIDFFLDLLFPIECIGCQKEDIWLCEECFKKINLNLKNFCPFCGKPARMGCICQQCLSRSPLKNIFIASFYKEELLKKVIHTFKYKYIRDLAKPLGKIIINFLYQSKLNLLFDNSYFLVPISLHRKRLFERGFNQSELLVQIISREFKIPILNNVLKRRRNTKSQTKLKEKERRKNMKNVFICCQPEIIKNKNIILFDDILTTGSTLKEAARVLKKAGAKEIIGLILAKG